Genomic window (Rhododendron vialii isolate Sample 1 chromosome 4a, ASM3025357v1):
CAGTACCGCCTACTTTACGTCCCTAGATTTAACTCAGCACCAATTCTATTTGTCTCAATATGGTTGTGAAGCACAAGAGTAAATATTTGCTGAGGTTGACAATCTTATTCTTTGGTTATGTATATCACTATTCTTTTGATAAGACGCTTAATTTTAAATCTGTTTTTTTATCAGAGTATTACTGATGATGATCTGATAGCACTGGTGTCCGATGTAGTTTTTCGGCCACAAGTGGTTTGGAAGCTTGGAGATGTGCAAGTACGCATAGACTGTCAACTTTTCATGTTAGTCCTTTATATTCAATTAAGCCAAGGATCTAACAGCTAACTGGAGATGATCTGGCAAGCAGGTTACCTGTGGAACTCTTGATCTTCCGATGGCCACTGTTAGACTCATTGATGCTAATGGGGAAGAGCATATTGCATGTGCAAATGGAACTGGGCCTGTTGATTCTGCTTATAAGGCTATTGATCACATTGTTAAGGTTTGAAACAGAACTTTTGTTTATTGCCCCATAGTATTCCTTTTCGATTGAATAGAGAAGGACACTTGCACGAGATGCACTCTTCTCTTTAGGTAGCTTGAGCTTCTCTTCCCCCATTTGGAGGGTGGTATGAGGATAAATACCTTTTCCTTATACCAAGATGCAGAATCATATCTCTGGTCTGATATCTTTTATCCATCCTTTGAACTAGAATGAtgtgttaaattgttaattcaGTCCCTCCATGGTCTGATATCTTTTGTGCTGCATTCTAGCTGAATAAGAAGGGATGGGAACATAATTTATGTTAGTGATCAGGTAATGGATTAGAGTAGAAATGGCAGTTAAAAGGAAGCAACTGTTTTGGAATATGCAAATAATTTCAAATGGATTCTTGGTtggccataatttttttttatcaaaacaatATTGTTAGGTTGATGATGACAAAGTCAACCAAACAATATTGATTGTTTGGGCATAGTTTTGTTTATGCCAAGAATACTGTATGAACTCTTCCAGTCACTTTGTTTATGTCTAACGTGTTCTAGAGAAAGTGGAATATGTAACCTTCTGAACGTCCTATCAATTTATGACTAAGCAGAGTCATTGTTAGAACTAGGGGACCTCTAGGTTCGTATTGTTCTGCTGCCTAATTTTTAGCCTCGGTCATGGGTATTTATCTTGGTCCAGAACTGCTTTTAAATGAGTTAACATATCCTTGGATAAAATGTACAGATGGTATTCTATGATTGCATTTGTTACGACAAAATGTAGTGAGGTGATCTCTCAGTGGTGTACTTGTTAAGGGAAGCCACTTGATTATGTAGAATACTTAGAATAAGAAACAGATTAGATTTGTCAAGAAGTGCAAAATCGTATGGGTAGGATCCTCATtcattgtttttcaaatatttgtTTTTGCAACTTAAATGTCTTCTCTCACACTCTAGGACATTTTTCCCGGACATTCACTTATAGGTGATATCGTAATCTTTCAGCATGGAAAATTGTTTGTAATGACTCCTCTTTCCGCCTATGTGCAGGAACGTGTAATCCTTCTCGAGTACTCCTTGAATGCTGTAACAAAAGGCATTGATGCAATTGCCACTACACGAGTTCTAATTCGTGGGGAGAACAACCATACATCTACACACTCCAGTGGAGAAACTTCCCATCGTACATTTAGGTGCGACAATTGCTTAAAATTTAGTTTTCTTAAACTCGGCATTTCTCTTTGTTCACCCTATGAATTCACGTGCTTGGATCATACCATTACATAAGGCTCTCTAAGTTTCTAGACAGCTGCACATGCACTATCCTGAGAATGTACAAGTGCCCTTAAGGTACTCATTAACAAAATCTTGTGGCCCTATTTGTTCGGCCGGACTAACAGTGGAGCCggttcacccaaaaaaaaaaaggaccaatAGCGAAGCAATATAGAATCTGATACGGTAACTATTCTTGGACGACCTAATCCTGGTCGAAAAAGTTGCAACCGAACTGTCAAACACATGATATGTGCTCTAGTTGGATTTATAGTCCAATCCGACGCTTTAATCAGGACAAACACAACGGGTAATATATTATTGCACCTTAATACATTTTGCAGTTCTTATATTTAGAAAGTTATCTTCAAATGATTTATTCCTCTTCTTTGGCGGCAGTGGAACTGAGGCAGAAATGGATATAGTTGTCTCCAGCGTCCGAGCTTACATTAATGCTTTAAACAAGATGTTAGGTTTCCAGAACCAAACCGAAGCAATGGTAAATACCAGAAATTCTCGGGTTTCAGCTTGAAGTGAGAAGAAATTGGCAGGGTGTTTTGCAGTGCTACAAGAAGAAGAGGGCTGTATGATTCTGAATTGATTTTTCTACTGAGTTGATTTCCCCTTCTCCTGAATTTGTGATGTTCATGTCTTTATAAGAGTTCTCTAGGGGAGCTTAAGACCTGTTAGGATGTGTGATAGActttataaaatgttttttctgTTTACAGTTTACATTTTACAGATACAGAACAAGTTACAGACAATTAATATTCGCTGCGTTCCAAAAATATTGCTAACAACACAAAACGAGaagaatatatttttgtgggaaaaaaaaattgaaaattttctgcAAATTTAAAATAACTCTTTAAGATATCCAATATTTTATGGCTGGAAATTTCAAATACCCGTCACATATTCTTCTACTAACCCATCTGAAGTATCCGCTACTTGCCCAATTTTGTATTGGCGTCAATGTCTAAGCTCGTCTCATGCATTCGGCGTACTCTCTGACAAAATGGAGAAGATTATACTCTCTtcgtccttttttaagtgtcccatttcgtaactccaacttattaagaaaatatcatcattatacatttcatataaacttttacctccacttttcctacttaccctctTTGAAGACATCATAATTatacttttacttactaacttttcaaaatggaatatacttttagaggtaaaataaaaaatgtactaatttttatccactaattttacaaaatggacacttattaaggaacagcccaaaatgaaatactggactttaaaaagcgGACAGATGGAGTACATATTAATAATAGTCCAGCAGCATTTACATAATTAAGTTTATTACAAATATCTTGGATAAAGCCAAATTAATCATCTAACTATTGTAAACGAGAAAAACACAAAAGTAGTTTCTGACAAGTCTCCACAAGTTGCCCCGCCAAAAATATCATGTAGGTTAAGAGCACTGTTGACACATATATTATTGTGAAGTAACATTGTATCTGAAAGAATTCGATCTATAGACAAATATTtatccaaaacaaaacaaaactctcaCGAAAATGAGAGCCAAAACTATCATAGATCAAACGACAAGTCGTTGACttgaaaaaatagaacaaagagAAAAGTGTAGATGCTTTTCCCTCCCACCACCGTTTTAAGGGTGTGAACCCCTAGGGGGAGggaaagggagaagaaataTATTGGTCGCGGCTAggattttgtgagagagagtgagtgagtgagttgGCATGGCTATATCTTGTGTTTTAGTAAAGAACATCTTCTCAGTTGAATATGTATATTTCTTTGGTCGATAGGAAATGCCATTAGAGTTCCTAGTATTTGGGGTCCATTTTGGAAAGcaaggaaacaaaaataaaggaaactAATTAAAGCAGAAATGTGCTGTTCTCAAAACTTAGTTCTCtatttttctcactttttttctacaccaaacaaaaggaggggggggggaaaaaaataattttcctttcctttcattttttttccccataggTAGCTATTTACGACCAAGTACATTTTTATGCTAAGGTAAATACAAATCtaactaaacaaattaaattaaatcTCTATTGGGTATCATCCACCCCAATCACATACTCATTTTCTAGAAAGAATActgctatgtgtacatatgaAATGTGCATACCATGTAAGAAATTTACTTAAGAGGaaatttgaaaacattatttctctctctctttttttccaaaaggagagaaaataaaCCTCAAACCGATCCACCTCTTCAAACTACTGAGGTTCCTCAGAGTAATCAATCAGAGGAGCTGGCGGCCGACGGGGGATGTGATGTCGATCATAATTGATTTGCATTGTTTCAGGGTATACTTCACCGGAAGTACCAGACGAGAACGGCTTTTCGAAGACGAGAGCTTTTCTTGTGCCTAAAGACTCGTTGATATGAGTTTTGAAATGGAACAACATTGTATCTGGAATGTGAGAACACAAGGCTCTATAATAGGAGAGAAAGCAATCTAAAACTTCTAATGGGAAATGGCAAATTCCGCAAGGCGTTTGAGGAAGTTCTGAACTCATTTGACATGAAGATTGACAGACCAATTGTGTGTCGCTTGGCCAACATGGCCTGTAAATTATCTCAAAATTCACATACCACAAATTAGGGCGCGATAAAATCAAACAACTTTTCACAGGAAAGAACtggaggaagagagatgaaACAGACCACCTCATGGTGGCAACTACAGCAAACAAAGAAACTTATGAGGCGGCCGGTCAGAAATAACACGCGTGCCGCCTGTGCAAGAAACTGATGGCTGTCCATTCCTGTCCAGGAATTTTAAATATTGTAACACATCAAGCTCTTCGAAGTAGCAAATGGCAGATATTTAACAGAAACAAGAGAAGCTTCGAGAGAGCTTATTTAAACCAAACTTCATCTAGACTCAAACATATGCATCAACAGTTGTCTACCAACAGATTGAAGAAATGATCCCTTCAACAGAGTACAAGGAACATTTCAGAGTTTATCTCATCAACATCGTTACCGTCACCATTACTCGAATGTCCGAAACACCCGCAAAGATAACACTTCCTCCGCCTTGGGATACTCTTTCCTGCATTGCAGATTCCACTCCTGGCTagctattccccccccccctgacacacccccccccccccggccccacctcccttttcccattctacccccctctcttctctctctctctctctctctcttttctttctttctttctttttttctttaccgtttggttttttttttctttttcttttcagtttcagtttcgttttttttttttcattttattttcagtttctttttttttttcattttatttccttttcattctttccagtttgaatttttttctctctttaataataggttcaagtctaattttaggctttgtaaagtaattgagagaaaaaaaaagtgttttaattgatcatgtttatccgactgttttatttttatttttttgacctttatagattaaaaaatatagttactaaaataagtgtttcaattttcaatccgtttgaaccggtgcaaagttgttatttttctgatcatttcatcctaaatggatctagtaaatttttggctccaaggcctttcaatggacaccctaagagagttttgaaactaaataatgagtcttagggtatttgttgaaaggccttaaaccaaaaaattcattatgaccatttaaaataaaataataataaaaatgatctttgctctgatttaactgaattgaaaattaaaacacttaattcttgaattatatttttaaatatacaaatggtgtatttatagaaattaaataaataaggtataagtaattaaataaaaaaataaatgaaaaaataggtgggacccggggggctcaactgccctcattggcacagtagcccctacgaagcccctaaaacgtttccgttttagttataaaaaaaatagaaaccagccatttgcaatcctatggagtagagacgtgatttgaagcaacatactactgaatcagttaagaggatttatgctaaataatagttaacaaatttattaaattgtactatagttaaaaaaaagtaatcctaaatataacatttgtattttggattagtatgtcgtttgcaaaatacatttcgtaattagttcccgaacactaattgtaatcttaattgaaaatagaatttgagttaaccaaaaaaaaaaaagaagggaggtaaatgggaaaagaaacaaataaagaaaataattgaaaaaaaaaaagattcaaagtggaaggaataaaaggaaataaagagaaaaaaaacgaaaaaaaaaatccagccgaaaagaaacaaaaagaaaataaagagggaaaaagaaaaaaaaaagtaaatgggaggagggaggggcaggagaagtaaaatggggggaggggagggggtaagatgggaaatggggtgtggggccggggggggggtggggtgtcaggggggggggggaaaagcAGCCCTCCTAATCGGAGCTTCCTTTTGCTTTGCTTTTCATCTTCTAACTTCAACGACACATTCTGAATTTTCAGAACCCTTTCCGACACTCTCTTCCTTTGGAAATTACCCGCCGCCTCCGTCTCAGGCGAAAGAGCCTTACCATGATACCATCCATCCGCAAATGACCCACTTCCTATAATGTACCAAGGAGGTGTTGCACTTTCTCcaaaaaagttactttttgaataagaatgtaattttaagcttaaaaaccatgtgtttacataaataatttttctaccaatatagatcttgtttgatagatctcattgagatcttttaaacgatgaaaaaaaaatttaaaaattattttttatttttattatatctgaatttgaaattaccttttttttcaaaaagtaattttttggagAAAGTGAAACACCACCTAAGAGAAAAAGCTAAGAGAAAAAAACTAGAGTTGAAGCTCAATTGccttgttagagcatctccagcaaaCTCAAACCATTTCTAGCCATTTAAGCAAAGAATTACCTCAAAAACTGGTTTGGCTTGCCAAAAAATTTGTGAACTTCCCAACAGCCTATCAACACCCTagccatttagaataaaataagaaaataaatctCCAATCGAAAAATACTTCCTCTGTCGGAAAACAAACCCAATCGGAAAATACTTCTCTGTCTGAaaacaaacccacaaattgaACCTAATCTAGCCACAAACCCAGGTGAAaaacaaacccacaaattgaAACGGCCACATATCGCCGGAAAGTTCGAGAAACCCACTGATCAAACTTACCAGAAAACTCGAAAAACTCACCGGAGGAAGTCGAGCTCGAACGGATACAGTCGAACGGCAATACCGGCGAGATTTGACTTAGTCGGATGAAGTGGCGGTTGACCGTCTAGTTGACTAGTCTTCCATCCGTAGCAAAGAAATAGGGCCGATGACGATGATGATCGTTCGAGGGGCCGGATCCAATGaagcaaggagagagagagagacggccAGATCCGTGACAAATATCCCGTCGCCGAGGGGCTGGAGCGAAGCGAGCCTTCCGTACTCGCTGGACGAGGCGAGGGGCTGGAGCGAGGGGAGGAATTGGCGAGCGGCTGTTGGAAACCGTAAAAGGGGAGTTCTCTCGCCAATCAGACCTCGCCGGAGCTCCAGGCGAGGCtgatggagatgctcttatggaCAATAGACAAAAACTAAAGTTTCTTTCATAAAAACatgggcaaagtccactttgattACCTCCATGGTTATCGCCATGTATGGATATCCCCTCATGattcaaaactgaccacataatctacatgtggttttgaaaatgtgcataTAGACCctctgccgtcatgttttccatccatattaacggaggtgtatctcatAAGTCTTCAtaatgtaatctgagtcgttcataatgtattaaataaagaatagagtatctctataaaaaatcattttgatcaTACATCAATAATCCAATGatttaatttttagtaaattcaaatttgaaattttaatttcataacaaaatcgattcgactataagctttttattttatgattgacttgaattttgatataGTTGTAGTTCTTGTCAAAATTTATAATATCTACGgtttgaattcaatttttggtatagaaGATgatgtggttagatttaaaaaagaagaagaatcaaggaacatgatgagggtatatcggtcttttaatgttgtatctgttaatatggatgaaaaacacaacggcagggggtctatccaaacattttcaaaaccacggGTAGATTATatggtcagttttgaaccataaaGGGATATCCACACATGCCGGTAACCACAGGGGGTCGGACTTTGTCCTAAAAACACATAGTATTCTcttttcaaaactcaaaacaaacatTTATCCGTTTCTTCTCATTTGCATCATtgataaataaaagaaaattctctctttcatttttatttttttacatatttttcttccaatttttcatcctacgaattttaataaattcaaaACATGACAACGATGTTACACATACTCAATGCCCAAAGTGGTTTAATTTTCAAATGCCCCGAGACTGGTGATCTTATCGGTGCATTTGGTGCTCTCAACATTGCATTATTAGACTTTTTGAATGTGTAAATTAAACGGAAAGTCTTGGTACACTGCATGAAAATGCGGTGACCGTCCACCGAACGTCTATTGGGgtccggagtgggccccaataaaatacaaaaaaatattcataaattttaaaataatattttatgggaccctataaaaaatcagctctaactgATATCAGTAGATATAGTTTTCGGAATTCGTAGAAAAGAAACTGTTTAATTTTGCAGTTTCGTCTCTgctaattcaaaaaatatatctaccgatatccgttggagttgattttttacaaggtcttataaaatattattttacattgcataaatatttttttatattttttttgggcctGGAGTGGGCTCCAATAAACGTGCGGTGGACGGTCACCGTGAAATCCATGCGGTAACCGAAGTCCTGCGGTAAATTAAAgagagctgctattcccccctcccctgacacacacaccccccggccccacctccccttttccggaATTACCCccaccccctccctctctctctctctctctctttctttacagtttctttctttctttctttttttttccttttctttccagtttggttttttttttcattttatttctttttctttctttctagtttgatttttttttctttaataataggttcaagtctaattctaggctttgtaaagtaattaagaaaaaaaaagtgtttcaattgatcatgtttatacaactgttttatttttctttttttgtcctttatagattaaaaaatatagttacgaaaataagtatttcaattttcaatccgtttgaaccagtgcaaagatgttattttttctgatcatttcatcctaaatggtcgtaataaattttttgttttaaacctttcaatggacatcctaagagagtcttagaactaaaaaataagtcttagagtgttttgttgaaaggccttaaaaagatatgagtaattaaataaagaaataaattaaaataatatgatcagaataaaaaaatcttcacatcCGTttaaacgcattaaaaattgaagcacttaattttttaaccatattttttaatatatataaacggtctaaaaagtttaagtgcttaaattttcactccttttgaatcggtgcaaagatcttgtcaatataatcagaataacaagatctttacaccgattcaaacggagtgaaaatttgagcacttaatttttttagaccatttatatatcaaaaaatattcaatttttaatgcgtttgaacgggtgtgaagatctttttattttgatcatattattctaaagagacataatcaaattttgtctctaaaactctcataattacgtttctgttccattaggattgcaaattgacgGTGAGAATTCTTTTTAACCCAAACGTTGCCGTTTAGGGGCTAGCAGAGCAGGGCCAATTAAATGGCAGAGAGAGGTAATTAAAAGGGCTGAGGGAGGGTAAAAGTGGAAAAAGAGCGTGGGACCGGGAGGAGTGTGGTGTCGGGGGTGAGAAAAGCAATttactaaattaaattcaagtttttcaatAGTATCGAATATGGTACCCTGACAATGAATCGGgtatcccctctctctctcttcggtAAGTAAAGTGcaatcaaaacaaaccaaacgaTTCGCTCATGCTCTAAATACTCGTTCTATGATCGAGCTCTCAATCCGGCTCTTGCAAATTATAGTAAGTAGTTTAAGATATTTTCAAAAGACTCTTTTATGCTTGCATAGCTGCGCACAGCCTCCTGCACACGCGAATTATGCGACTTAGCCCATTGCAACCGAATCCTCTTGTGGGCATTATTATACTACTACGGAAAAATGACAGTTCATGACGTgctttaataattaatacctactaaaaacatattgaaaatatttattaatattaaaaatatacttGACGTATATTAATTATCACGTCTCGAAAGCCCAAACCCTACAACTCCTCGAAGGAACCGGATCTCCTGTCCCAATTCCCCTGTCCCACTCCCCTGTCCCAGTCCTCTAAACGCGCCACGTGTCCACTTTCCCTGTCCAACTAACGGAGGTACTTGCCCAGTTACTTTAAATTCTTTCCTATTCCTTTTTAGGTTCCCCCATTTCTCCGGTCCAAAATACTATTCTTCTGTCCGACTCCTCTATTTTGCATGATGTTTTTCTTTGGTGTGCACTGCTCATACTATAAACATAGTATAAACACATTAAGATCAAAAAacatagaatttgaaaaatcaacGTGAtaagttagattttttttaatcgaagtATATTCCATTAAAATGCGGAACGGCACTTGCAACGATTTCATCCGAAAATAGTGACAAGGAAAAACGACACCAACCCATCACAGAGAAATAACACCTGAAAAGCAACAAtctgtccattttttttatcgaagtATATTCCATTAATATGCCAAACGGCACTTACGGCAATTCCATCCGAAAATAGTGGTAAGGAAAAACAACACCGACCCATCACAGAGAAATTACACATGAAAAGCCAACAATTTGTCGATTTTTTCTAATCGAAGTATATTCCATTAATATGTCAAACGGCACTTACAACGATTCCATCCGAAAATAGTAGCAAGAAAAAACAATACCAACCCATCACAGAGAAATTACACATGAAAAGCCAACAGTCTGTCCATCTAGCCGCCTCAGGATGGCATGAAATCTAAATAAGAGACTGCAAAAACAAAACTGATGGAAACAGACAAAAACGTAGAACAAAATCAAGGACTACTCCAATAAGTACGCCTACGTTAGATTGGTACAGCACAAAAGGACATATGAGGTTTGCTCACTTTTGGTAATTAGCATAATAAGATCATAACTACAACATTCACTTCTAATCTTGACATCTCTGctgatcacaattttttttgacagcCCTTACTTGAAGTAAATATCACCATCTTCAACTTCAACTTGATTACTTTTCTGGTTGACCTTCATACTAGCTATTGAACCAAATGTCCTCATCCAGTGGTTGTGATAATGGAGCCTACAAATGGTGGGGAACTACAATTACAACTGATCGAGATTTAGAATTACAAAAACTTGAAGTATGTTAGTGCTACCCAAATACCTGCAGTAATTTAGTCATGCTGGTAGGCACGGCTTGAGATGATTGGGTTAACTGGAAAGGTTGGTTAAACATCCGGTGATTAGCCGGAACACCCATGCTAGTTGAGGAGTTGTAAGACTCGTATTGCTAAATTTTTCAAAGTATAGAATAAAATGAAGTTAGACTACCAAAAGTGCGTATTATAATTGAGTTTCACAAATTAGAATGATAACAAATTGCCCAATTCAAGAACGGTATACCTGTGACACTTGTGAAAATGAACTCAATGAAGTCCTCTCATAGGGGAAGTCTTCATGTGCACCAAAAGTGACACCATCCTGATGCAAGTTTTTAAGTGTTAGTACACATAGCAAATTAAAATAGTGGACACGATTACTAAACTTATACCTGGCTGAAATGCAACGGTGGATGTAATTCACTTTGATGAATGGGATAATCCATGGAGTTCAAATTATTTACtggattttttttagacttAATGGCCCTTTCAAGAGCATTTCTTGGCCTTTTGCTAGACCTTCCAATAGCTCTCTCTTTAACTTTCAACCCTTTAACTCTTTTCTCACATCCTTCACCAAGGGTAGCTTTATTCTCTAGAAATGCACTATTATTGGCATTAGAGGTCCCATCAAAATCTTCTCCAGTCAAACTTGTATCCACTTCTTCCGCAATTTTTTTAAGACAATCCATAGCAATATTATAAGCTTCCTCTGTTTCAGCAGCTCTTGTTGCTAATTGGGTACACAAGCGGCACAACTCTTTGTATCATCTTCCCATCATTGCCTTTGGATCTTCGATCAAGCTTGTCCGTGCACAAGTACCTGTACTCCCTGATTTTGCATTCTTTGTCCACCTTTTCAATATGTATTTCTCCGGAATTCTCATAACATTGTTATGGCAAAGAACTTTAAGCGCATGTGAACATAATAATCCTACAAACTCAAATTTCTTACAGCTACACAACACCATATCTGCTGATGAGTCGAATGTAACAAGATGGTGTTGATCATCCTTGCCATAAGGACTAACATCATATTTAGTTACTGTTCCACTCTCACCAAATTTTTTCAAGTTGCAATCATGAGCCTTGCTTAGCTCCCTCTGAAACAATACAAACACATCTGGGGTGTACATACTTGCTGCATGCTTCAACATTTCTACCGGAAAGGACAAAGATGGAGTACTTTGAGTTGCTCTAAAATCAGCTTTTAGTTCTTCATAGCGGCGATCATCAACTAACCTTTGAAAATGGTGGAAAAACTGCAACAAATCATGTTTGTAGCTGGCATATCTTTTAAGCACACTGTTCATGCTCTCACTGCGTTGGGTGGTAGTCATATCAGCGCAAAAAGTCTGTCTCCCATAAACCAATGCCCATTTCTCCTTTTGGTTAAACATTCGCTTCAACCAATCATTATCTTGGAGATTATACCTTTCAAGCATCGCATTCCAAGCATTGATAAATTCATCCTCATCTTCATAATCGTATATGCACTCActaaaatcttttgaaaaatcttTGAATCTTGCAAATGCACCACTAAGTTTTGAAGCCGCATTTTGATAAATGTGCCAAATGCACAAGCGGTGAATTGTTTCTGGCCATTGAGCCGCTAATGCTTTTGCCATTGCTGCATCTTGATCCGTAAGTATAGTTTTCGGTGTCTTTCCACCCATAGCCTTggcaaaaatatcaaacaaccaTATAAAAGAATCAGCAGACTCGGAATACAATAATGCAGCGCCAAAAACAACG
Coding sequences:
- the LOC131323941 gene encoding uncharacterized protein LOC131323941 — translated: MDCLKKIAEEVDTSLTGEDFDGTSNANNSAFLENKATLGEGLNYIHRCISARYKFSNRVHYFNLLCVLTLKNLHQDGVTFGAHEDFPYERTSLSSFSQVSQQYESYNSSTSMGVPANHRMFNQPFQLTQSSQAVPTSMTKLLQAPLSQPLDEDIWFNS
- the LOC131322647 gene encoding protein FAR1-RELATED SEQUENCE 5-like isoform X2, whose product is MKFKTEEAAYEFYNAYAYKVGFSVRRSKEYKDKSGMLVTLIFCCSCEGKRGKDKRDSIIKSHRPETRFGCLAQKKIKYCRQTKQYYVAEFNPVHNHAVCTPSKTHLHKSHRKLSVAQAVELDMGNDYGIGPKATVEFMARQAGGRENLGFIPQDYKNYLRSKRTVQMKRGDTGGVLEYLQKMQLEDPNFFYAIQVDEDDLITNIFWADAKMMADYAHFGDVVSFDTTYRKNKDGRPFAMFVGVNHHKQTVVFGAALLYSESADSFIWLFDIFAKAMGGKTPKTILTDQDAAMAKALAAQWPETIHRLCIWHIYQNAASKLSGAFARFKDFSKDFSECIYDYEDEDEFINAWNAMLERYNLQDNDWLKRMFNQKEKWALVYGRQTFCADMTTTQRSESMNSVLKRYASYKHDLLQFFHHFQRLVDDRRYEELKADFRATQSTPSLSFPVEMLKHAASMYTPDVFVLFQRELSKAHDCNLKKFGESGTVTKYDVSPYGKDDQHHLVTFDSSADMVLCSCKKFEFVGLLCSHALKVLCHNNVMRIPEKYILKRWTKNAKSGSTGTCARTSLIEDPKAMMGR